TCTTTAAATTCTGATTGCTTGTGCTCGGCAAAGGTTTTTTAATTTTTCGTTTGTACGAAATCGGTTCGTTTTTCTCTTTTCGGGTAAAAGTTGGAAAATCATCACCAAACAAATCTGCCGAAAGCCCTGTGCTGTTCATAGGCGTTACAGGACTTGGGTTCTTCCAGTCCAGATATTGATCGCTAATTTCTTCTAAAAATCGGCTCGGTTCGGCGTCTACAATTTTGCCCCAACGGCTACGCGAAACAGAGTAAGAAAGCATGGCTTCTTTCTCGGCACGCGTGAGTGCTACATAAAACAAGCGGCGTTCTTCTTCAAGCTCTTGGCGAGAATTTAAATTCATTTGAGATGGGAATAAATTTTCCTCCAAGCCCACGACAAAAACCACAGGAAACTCCAAACCTTTTGCCAAATGCACCGTCATCAGCGAGACTTTATCAGTATCGGTTTCATCTTTGTCGGCATCGGTAGAGAGTGCCGCATCTTCCAAAAATCCTTGCAAAGTGGGGTTTCCACCCTCGATTTGGCTTTGCTCCTCCACATAGCCTTGCAAACTGTTTAGCAACTCTTGCAAGTTTTCCAGTCTTGAGCGACCTTCTGGCGTTTCGTCATCGCTCAATGTTTTGAGCATGCCAGATTCCTTTGCCACCTGCAATGCTACCTCATACACATCGCCCGTTTTTAATTTCACGGCAAAACTTTGAATCATCGTTGCAAAATTATTTAAAGAATTAAATGCTCGAGCGTTTAACTTTAATTGTGGTGCATAAAACTGTAAATTAAATAAAATTTCGATGACAGGCTTGCCCACTTTGTCGGCAAAAACAGTAAGTGCCTGCTGCGTTGTGTTCCCGATACCACGCACGGGATAATTGATGATACGCATCAAAGCCTCCTCGTCGTTTGGATTCACGAGTAATCGCAGATAAGCGATTAAATCCTTTACCTCTTTTCTTTGGTAAAACGACATGCCACCATAAATTCTATACGGAATATTTTTTTTACGCAACGCCTCCTCTATCGCACGCGATTGTGCATTGGTGCGATACAGCACGGCAAAATCACTATTATTGTATTGATTTTGCATTTTTTTCTCAAAAATCTGTGCCGCAATATAGCGGGCTTCGTCCATATCCGTCAAGGCACGATACACGGGGATTTTTGCCCCCGCATCGTTGGAAGTCCATACATTTTTCTTGAGCTGATCTCTGTTTTTGGCAATAATATCGTTTGCCGCGTTTACAATATTTTGAGTTGAACGATAATTTTGTTCCAAGGCAAAAGATTGCGCATCTTTATAATCTTTATTAAAATTTAAAATATTTCGAATATTTGCCCCACGGAACGCATAAATCGACTGCGCATCGTCGCCCACTACACAAATATTCTCGAACCTTGACGCCAAAGCTTTTACAATTAAATACTGAGAATGGTTGGTATCCTGATACTCATCTACCAAAATGTATTTAAATCGGTTTTGATATTTGGCCAAAACTTCTGGGAAACGGGTTAAAACCTCATTGGTGCGCAACAGCAAATCGTCAAAATCCATTCCGCCAGATTTAAAGCATTTTTCCACATAGCGTTTATAAATTTCGCCCGTTTGTGGTCGCAATGCAATGGCATCGGCTTCCATGATTTCGGGATTGTTGAAATAAGCTCGCACCGTGATTAAGTTATTTTTAAACTGAGAAATTCGGTTGAGAATTTGTTTGGGTTTATACACATCGGTATCGAGATTCATTTCTTTAATCACTTTCTTTAAAATTGAAAGTGCATCTTGCTGGTCATAAATCGTGAAATTAGACGGGTAGCCCAAAAGGGGGGCTTCCACACGCAAAATTCTTGCAAAAATGGAGTGAAAAGTTCCCATCCAGATGTTTTTGGCTTCGCTCACGCCCACCACTTTGGCGATACGCTCCTTCATCTCGCGGGCAGCCTTATTGGTAAAGGTGAGTGCAAGAATATTAAAGCTATCTACTCCTTGATTGATTAAGTGTGCAATACGATAAGTTAAAACTCGTGTTTTTCCAGAACCTGCCCCTGCGATCACCATTACAGGACCTTCGGTAGCTTCTACGGCTTGGCGTTGAACATCATTTAATTCATCTAAATAGTTACTTCCCATGCCGTAAATATACTAAGTTTTTTCTAGTTTCAAATGAAGCTTCATGGAGTGGTTTTGTAAATCACTTAGAATCAATAATTGTTTTATTATTTTTAATTAAATATTGATAGTATTGAAGAAATGCTTTTCCGTATTCAGCCATTTCATGGGTTTTGGTTGCATTGATTTGTGATAAATCTTGTTTGTTTTTATGCTTATAGTCGTAGAGTGCTAGATTGTCTCTTATAATGCATAAATGTGTGGTATCGACAACGCCAATTTTATCATCATCATTAATTAATGTATAGGGTCTGTTTTGGTGAATTAAATCGATGCCATAAGTATTATTTATATAAGGTAAATTCAGAATTCCCATAATGGTGGGAACAATATCTATTTGGCTTGCAAGTTTTTTTTCGTTTTGTGGAGAAACCAATCCATTAGGAGAGAAAAATATGAGAGGTACATGAAAATAATTCATAGGAATGTCGTATTGTGGATTGATGTTAGCTCCATGATCTGCCACAAGGACAAAAAGGGTATTGTTGTACCAACTTTGTTTTTGAGCCATGGTAAAGAATTGTTTAAGCGACCAATCTGCATATTCCACAATCTGCTGATTAATTATTTTGTTTTTGGGTTTAAAATAGCTAGGAATATAAAAAGGCCCGTGGTCGCTAGCCGTCATAAAACTCACAAAAAATGGTTTGTTTGATTTTGCTAAATCATTGATTATGGGTATGGAAAACCTAAACATATAATCGTCTGGGACGCCCAGAGTTGTTTTCACTTCTTGAGATGGGTAATTGCTTTCTGTTATAATATTTTGAAAACCATTGGCACGCAAAAAACCTTCAACATTATCAAATTGCCCATCGTGAGTGGTAAAATAGGTAGTGCTGTAATTATTTGCTAAAAAAGCATTTTGAATTCCATCAAAGGGCTTGATCTCTTTCATTGTATGCTGTCTGTAAATCGCAGGATACGAAAAAAGCGAACTAAAAATACCATTAAATGTATGTTTTCCGGCCGAAAAAGCATTTTCAAAGAATAGAGATTTTTGGCTTAGACTATCTAAGAAAGGGGTTAAATTGTATTGGTTCCCAAAAATGCCCATTTTGGCAGCGCTCATACTTTCCATAATAATTAAAACTACATTTTCTTTATGAATTGCTGCGCCGCCATTGAGTGATTTTCTTGCCAGTGGTGCTTGGTACATACTAGAATCGATTTGCAAGTATTTATGAACAATTTTTTCAGCTTTATCATCACTCATGAAATCTAAATGAACATTACGATCACTTTTTTGCGACAAATAACTCTGAATCAGTGTGAAAGAGGGGTTTAATCCTAATTTGTTTAACAAGGGATTGGTGCAAAAATACGCAGTACCTACTCTAATGGGTGATTTAGCTTCTACTCTCCCTCTGATGCCTAAAAAAATCAAAGCCAGCATAATTAAGCTAATCGGTATTTTAAGGAAGATTTTTTCGTTTCCAAAAATTATATTTTTGAATATTTTTTTGAGTGAAAAATAGAATACTAATTCCAAAATTACAAAAAGCAAAATATAAATAGCATATTGAGGTTCCTCTAGAATCATGGACAAAACAAACATTGGATTATCTGCCCACATGAAAGCCCCTACCGTAAATCTCTCAAAAAATTGATGAAAATAAGGAATATCTGCGGCACATATAGCGAAACTAATTGTAAATAAAGTAAAAATCCATATAAATAATAATTTTATAATTAAACGGTTTTGTTTATTTAAAATATCTAGAATGAATAAAACAAGTGCTGGTAGAATCATAATATATCCCGCAACTACAACATCAAAACGCACTCCCATTATAAACGAGCGAGCAATATTGTATCCCCCCTCACCATCACCCAGTCTATCTCGTTCTATCCAAAATAGCACACCTCTAAAAAGCGTATAGATACAAAGAACTAAAAAATAAATCTTGAGAATTACTTGGACACTGCCTAATTTTGCTTTCATTTTACCTTCAAATTAATTAAAAATTGCTAAAAATTTATTTCCTAAAATCAATCCGAGGATACATATAATAAAGGTGCCTAAACTATAAATTCCAAATCCTAAATAATCGCCACTCACTAGCATCTTGTAATTCTCTGCTGTGAATGTAGAAAAAGTGGTGAATCCACCACACAACCCCACAGCTAGTAATAAATAAACCGATTGATTCAAAACGGATCTCTCCCCCAATGCCATAAAAAAACCGATTAATACACAGCCAAAAAAATTAGCCAAAAAAGTACCAAATGAGTAATTGTAATTAAAAAAAGAAAGAAGAAATCGCAAAACACTGCCTACGCCCCCTCCTATGAATATGAATAATAAATTTTTGAACATAGGCACAAATTTATGAAAGATTTTATTTTTTATTTAAAAAAAAATATCTAATTATTGATTTACAATAAATTAGAAAATCAATATGCAGAGTTTAATTCAGTGTTTGTAATAAATTTGATAATTTAATAACAAAAATCATTATTCTGAATCATTTTTTTTTGTAAATTTATTGAAAAATAAAAGACATGCATATTGTACATTTATCATCTGAATTCTATCCCATCGCAAAAGTTGGCGGATTGGGTGATGTTGTGGGAGCTCTCCCTAAATATTTAAACAAAATTGAAGGCGTAGAATCGAAAGTAGTAATGCCGTATGTGTATAACGCCAAAACAGCTGAAATAAATAAAGAATTAGACCATGTGGCTTTCTTGCCTTTTGGAAAGAATAAATTAGAAGTAAAAATTTGGCGCACCAATGATTTTGGGTATAATTTATATTTAATTGAAATTGAAGGATTCTCTCATCGAGAAAAAGTGTATGGCTACGGCGATGATGATTACTATTTCGTAGCTTTTCAAGTAGCAGCGCTTAACTGGATTCACCAATGGGATGAAATGCCAGATGTAGTGCATTGCCACGACTACCACACAGGATTTATTCCTTTTTTAATGAAATTTGCGCACCAGTATCCTAAGTTAAGAGAAGTACCTTCGGTATTCACCATTCACAATGGAAAATATCAAGGGCAAATGCCTTGGGAAATCGCTGATTATTTCCCGTGGTTTGATACCTGGCAAATGCCACTACTAATTTGGGACAACTGCATCAATGCTATGGCCGCAGCTGTGAAGTGTGCATGGCGCGTGAACACTGTTTCGCCACAGTACATGAAAGAATTAATGGAGGGAGATTCTAGCCTTGCTCCACTCTTTAGACAAGAATGGCAAAAATGCATCGGAATCTTGAATGGAATCGACAACGACGAATGGAATCCTGAAACCGATCAGAATCTAGTTTTCAACTATTCTCAACGAAATGCCATTAAAGGAAAAACCGAAAACAAAAAAACACTCTGCGAAAGATTTGGCTTTAATGAAAAATTACCAATCATCACTTTCATTGGCCGTTTTGTAGACCAAAAAGGTGTAGATGTTTTGGCAGATGCGATATGGAAAGCCATTAATATAATTGATTTTCAAGCCAATTTCTTTATACTTGGAAGCGGAGATCGAGATTTAAGCGATGGCGTTCAGCAAATGAAATATTATTTAGACGATAGATTCAATGTTTTCATCGGCTACGATGAGGCACTTGCTCGCATTGCATATGCGGGATCAGATTTTATGATTATGCCATCAAGATTTGAACCTTGTGGTTTAAATCAATTTTACACTTTTAGATACGGCGGCTTGCCAATTGTGCGCACCGTGGGCGGATTGCTAGATTCTGTAATTGATTTTGAAGATGAAGGCGGAAACGGAATTAGATTTATAAATTTAACAAGTGATGACATTCTTCATGCAATACATCGTGCAATTACACTTAAAGAGGATAAAAAACGAATCAACGCTATTATCAAAAACAACATGAAACTTGATTTTTCTTGGGACAAAGCAGCTCAGAATTATTTAGATATGTATAAAAACTTAAAACCTGAATAGAATAACTTAAAAAAAGTAAATTTAATAAACAACGATAAAATGAAAGAGAATCAAAGAATTTTGGCGCTGATCCTAGGAGGAGGACGAGGCACCAGATTGCAGCCACTCACAAGCGAACGCTCTAAGCCTGCCGTGCCGCTTGCAGGAAAATACCGATTGGTAGACATTCCAATTTCTAACTGTTTAAATTCTGGTATCAACCGAATTTTTGTGCTCACCCAGTTTAACTCTGCTTCGCTAAACCGCCACATCAAGAACAGCTATAGTTTTGATTTATTCAGCAAAGGATTTGTGGATATTTTGGCAGCTGAACAAACCGATGATAATGGCGATTGGTACCAAGGCACTGCAGATGCGGTGAGACAAAGCTTGCAACATTATAAGAAAATAGATTACGACTATATGCTCATTCTTTCTGGAGACCAATTGTACCAAATGGATTTCCAAGATATGCTTAGAAAACATATCGAGAGCAATGCCGAATTGAGTATCGCTACGATTCCAGTAAATGCAAGCGACGCTACTAGTTTTGGTATCATGAAAACCAACGAGGCTAATCAAATCACTTCTTTCATCGAAAAACCAGACGCAGAGGAATTAAAAAACTGGACTTCTGATACTGGAAAAGAAATGCAGGCTAAAGGTAGAGATTATTTAGCTTCTATGGGGATTTATTTATTCAATAAAAATGTACTAAATAAATTGTTGGAAGAAAATGAAGGTACAGACTTTGGAAAACATATCATTCCAGGAAGTATTGAAAATCATAAAGTGCTCAGCTACCAATTTGAGGGCTACTGGACAGATATAGGAACGATCAAGTCCTTCCACGAGGCAAATTTGGACTTAGCCAGCCATTTACCTTCATTTAATTTATATGATAATACCAATCAGATTTACACCCACGCTAGAATGTTGCCCCCTGCCAAGGTAGAAGGCACTTCGCTGGAAAGAGTAGTATTATCCGAGGGCTCTATCGTGCATGCAAGTCGTTTGGAAAACTGTGTAATTGGAATCAGAACCCGAATAGGCAAAGGCACTACGGTAACAGACACCTACATCATGGGTAGCGATTACTACGAATCTCTTGAACGAATTGAAGAAAATAAACGCAAAAAAATCCCACCAATCGGAATTGGAGAAAGATGCTTTATCAGCAATGCAATTATTGATAAAAATGTGAGAATCGGAAACGATGTTCGCATCAATGGGCATAAGGGATTAAAAGACAAAGACACCCAAGAATACAAGATAGTAGACGGAATTGTAGTGGTGAAGAAAGGAGCCGTGTTACCAGATGGATTTAGTATATAAGCTTTAGTTATAGTTCATTATTCAAAAAAAGGCAGGAAATAGAAATTTCTGCCTTTTAGCTTTTATGCTAAAAAAATCATTTCAAAATTAAAAATACATCAAAAATCCATTTTTTTTAACATTTTAAAGGAACACCTTATTTTTTCATATATTTGAAGAAATCATATAATTAAAAAAACGATGAAAATACAATTTTTAGGACACGCATGTTTATTGATTGAAGCTAATGGGAAGAAAATATTGGTAGACCCATTTATCTCTGGAAATCCAAAAAATGACAAAATTAAGGTAGAAGACATAAAAACGGACTACATTCTACTCACCCATGCGCACCAAGACCATGTGCTTGATGCAGAGGAAATTGCTAAAAACAACGATGCGCTCATCATCTCAAATGCCGAAATTGCAGCATACTACGAACAAAAGGGATTAAAATCTCACGGAATGAACACTGGAGGGAGTTATGAATTTGATTTTGGTGTGCTTACCTCTACAATTGCCTTTCACTCAAGCTCTTTTGCTGATGGCACCTATGGAGGCAACCCAAACGGATATTTAATAAAGACAAAAGACAAGCAGATTTATATCGCTGGCGACACTTCTCTCTCCTACGACATGAAATACCTTCCAGAATTGTACGGCACCATAGATTTAGCCGTATTACCAATTGGTGGAAATTTTACAATGGATGCACTACAAGCAAGCTATGCAGCTGATTATGTGGAGGCTAAACGGGTGCTAGGCTATCATTATGACACTTTCCCTGCCATAGAGATTGACCACGCAAAAGCCAAAGAAATTTTTAACAAAAAGAATTTAAACTTAGAGCTGCTTGAAATTGGAGAGAATATAGTAGTGTAGAGTTTACATTTTCCAATTAATCAACAAATTAAGGTTAATGACTAGCATACAAAATACACTAACCTTAATTTATGATTTTTGCCATTTTTTGATAATTATTTTTTGTTTTTATTTTCATTTTTCATTACCTTAGCCAAACAAATAAATAATTTCTTTAACAATGAGGCAAAAAACAATCTGGAGTAGTTTATTTCTACTCTTT
This Ornithobacterium rhinotracheale DNA region includes the following protein-coding sequences:
- a CDS encoding glycogen synthase, encoding MHIVHLSSEFYPIAKVGGLGDVVGALPKYLNKIEGVESKVVMPYVYNAKTAEINKELDHVAFLPFGKNKLEVKIWRTNDFGYNLYLIEIEGFSHREKVYGYGDDDYYFVAFQVAALNWIHQWDEMPDVVHCHDYHTGFIPFLMKFAHQYPKLREVPSVFTIHNGKYQGQMPWEIADYFPWFDTWQMPLLIWDNCINAMAAAVKCAWRVNTVSPQYMKELMEGDSSLAPLFRQEWQKCIGILNGIDNDEWNPETDQNLVFNYSQRNAIKGKTENKKTLCERFGFNEKLPIITFIGRFVDQKGVDVLADAIWKAINIIDFQANFFILGSGDRDLSDGVQQMKYYLDDRFNVFIGYDEALARIAYAGSDFMIMPSRFEPCGLNQFYTFRYGGLPIVRTVGGLLDSVIDFEDEGGNGIRFINLTSDDILHAIHRAITLKEDKKRINAIIKNNMKLDFSWDKAAQNYLDMYKNLKPE
- a CDS encoding metal-dependent hydrolase, whose amino-acid sequence is MKIQFLGHACLLIEANGKKILVDPFISGNPKNDKIKVEDIKTDYILLTHAHQDHVLDAEEIAKNNDALIISNAEIAAYYEQKGLKSHGMNTGGSYEFDFGVLTSTIAFHSSSFADGTYGGNPNGYLIKTKDKQIYIAGDTSLSYDMKYLPELYGTIDLAVLPIGGNFTMDALQASYAADYVEAKRVLGYHYDTFPAIEIDHAKAKEIFNKKNLNLELLEIGENIVV
- a CDS encoding fluoride efflux transporter FluC translates to MFKNLLFIFIGGGVGSVLRFLLSFFNYNYSFGTFLANFFGCVLIGFFMALGERSVLNQSVYLLLAVGLCGGFTTFSTFTAENYKMLVSGDYLGFGIYSLGTFIICILGLILGNKFLAIFN
- a CDS encoding glucose-1-phosphate adenylyltransferase is translated as MKENQRILALILGGGRGTRLQPLTSERSKPAVPLAGKYRLVDIPISNCLNSGINRIFVLTQFNSASLNRHIKNSYSFDLFSKGFVDILAAEQTDDNGDWYQGTADAVRQSLQHYKKIDYDYMLILSGDQLYQMDFQDMLRKHIESNAELSIATIPVNASDATSFGIMKTNEANQITSFIEKPDAEELKNWTSDTGKEMQAKGRDYLASMGIYLFNKNVLNKLLEENEGTDFGKHIIPGSIENHKVLSYQFEGYWTDIGTIKSFHEANLDLASHLPSFNLYDNTNQIYTHARMLPPAKVEGTSLERVVLSEGSIVHASRLENCVIGIRTRIGKGTTVTDTYIMGSDYYESLERIEENKRKKIPPIGIGERCFISNAIIDKNVRIGNDVRINGHKGLKDKDTQEYKIVDGIVVVKKGAVLPDGFSI
- a CDS encoding LTA synthase family protein yields the protein MKAKLGSVQVILKIYFLVLCIYTLFRGVLFWIERDRLGDGEGGYNIARSFIMGVRFDVVVAGYIMILPALVLFILDILNKQNRLIIKLLFIWIFTLFTISFAICAADIPYFHQFFERFTVGAFMWADNPMFVLSMILEEPQYAIYILLFVILELVFYFSLKKIFKNIIFGNEKIFLKIPISLIMLALIFLGIRGRVEAKSPIRVGTAYFCTNPLLNKLGLNPSFTLIQSYLSQKSDRNVHLDFMSDDKAEKIVHKYLQIDSSMYQAPLARKSLNGGAAIHKENVVLIIMESMSAAKMGIFGNQYNLTPFLDSLSQKSLFFENAFSAGKHTFNGIFSSLFSYPAIYRQHTMKEIKPFDGIQNAFLANNYSTTYFTTHDGQFDNVEGFLRANGFQNIITESNYPSQEVKTTLGVPDDYMFRFSIPIINDLAKSNKPFFVSFMTASDHGPFYIPSYFKPKNKIINQQIVEYADWSLKQFFTMAQKQSWYNNTLFVLVADHGANINPQYDIPMNYFHVPLIFFSPNGLVSPQNEKKLASQIDIVPTIMGILNLPYINNTYGIDLIHQNRPYTLINDDDKIGVVDTTHLCIIRDNLALYDYKHKNKQDLSQINATKTHEMAEYGKAFLQYYQYLIKNNKTIIDSK
- a CDS encoding ATP-dependent helicase; the encoded protein is MGSNYLDELNDVQRQAVEATEGPVMVIAGAGSGKTRVLTYRIAHLINQGVDSFNILALTFTNKAAREMKERIAKVVGVSEAKNIWMGTFHSIFARILRVEAPLLGYPSNFTIYDQQDALSILKKVIKEMNLDTDVYKPKQILNRISQFKNNLITVRAYFNNPEIMEADAIALRPQTGEIYKRYVEKCFKSGGMDFDDLLLRTNEVLTRFPEVLAKYQNRFKYILVDEYQDTNHSQYLIVKALASRFENICVVGDDAQSIYAFRGANIRNILNFNKDYKDAQSFALEQNYRSTQNIVNAANDIIAKNRDQLKKNVWTSNDAGAKIPVYRALTDMDEARYIAAQIFEKKMQNQYNNSDFAVLYRTNAQSRAIEEALRKKNIPYRIYGGMSFYQRKEVKDLIAYLRLLVNPNDEEALMRIINYPVRGIGNTTQQALTVFADKVGKPVIEILFNLQFYAPQLKLNARAFNSLNNFATMIQSFAVKLKTGDVYEVALQVAKESGMLKTLSDDETPEGRSRLENLQELLNSLQGYVEEQSQIEGGNPTLQGFLEDAALSTDADKDETDTDKVSLMTVHLAKGLEFPVVFVVGLEENLFPSQMNLNSRQELEEERRLFYVALTRAEKEAMLSYSVSRSRWGKIVDAEPSRFLEEISDQYLDWKNPSPVTPMNSTGLSADLFGDDFPTFTRKEKNEPISYKRKIKKPLPSTSNQNLKKLSEAKLQAGDSANQSLKVDSVVLHDRFGRGVVKSIEGEVGDEKAIVNFENAGEKKLLLRFAKLRIVG